The proteins below are encoded in one region of Methanofollis aquaemaris:
- a CDS encoding AAA family ATPase produces the protein MEPDLVATELNGISETYGKVTETVGRFVVGNEPLIEMIYIGMLSEGHILLEGVPGTAKTVIAKTIALLSGCDFSRIQCAVDMQPADIVGVRIYDPERRDFVLRKGPIFSNFILIDEMNRVSPRTQSAFIEAMSERQATIDGALHRFSSPFFVVATQNPYEFEGTFPLIEAQKDRFMFSARLDYLDAENELEIIRRESTGFLDWENYSTEVSPVLSPARIGRFIRAVRAVRVEEPVLQYIRDIVLATRNHTDIWLGASPRASIALVRGGKALAALHGRAYVIPDDIKQVAHLALPHRLVIRREADLGGVTAHEVTDEILAAVEVQ, from the coding sequence ATGGAACCTGATCTTGTTGCAACAGAACTGAATGGTATATCTGAGACATATGGAAAGGTAACCGAGACCGTCGGCCGGTTTGTGGTTGGAAACGAACCCCTCATCGAGATGATCTATATCGGAATGCTCAGCGAGGGGCACATCCTCCTTGAAGGAGTGCCGGGGACAGCCAAGACCGTCATTGCAAAGACGATCGCCCTCCTCTCGGGGTGCGATTTCAGCCGGATCCAGTGTGCGGTCGATATGCAGCCGGCAGACATCGTCGGGGTGCGGATCTATGACCCTGAACGTCGGGACTTTGTCCTGAGAAAGGGGCCAATTTTTTCGAATTTTATCTTGATCGATGAGATGAACCGGGTCAGCCCCAGGACGCAGAGCGCCTTCATCGAGGCGATGAGCGAACGGCAGGCAACCATTGACGGTGCTCTACACCGCTTTTCAAGTCCGTTCTTCGTGGTCGCAACCCAGAACCCGTACGAGTTCGAGGGAACCTTCCCGCTCATCGAAGCCCAGAAGGACCGATTCATGTTCAGTGCAAGGCTCGACTATCTGGACGCCGAGAATGAACTCGAGATCATCAGGCGGGAGAGCACAGGTTTCCTTGACTGGGAGAACTACAGCACCGAGGTCTCCCCGGTCCTTTCACCGGCAAGGATCGGGCGTTTTATCCGTGCGGTCCGTGCGGTCAGGGTCGAAGAACCTGTGCTCCAGTATATCAGAGATATCGTCCTTGCCACGAGGAACCATACCGACATCTGGCTCGGTGCGAGCCCGAGGGCGTCCATTGCCCTGGTGCGGGGCGGGAAGGCCCTTGCAGCGCTCCATGGCCGGGCCTATGTGATCCCCGACGACATCAAGCAGGTCGCTCATCTCGCCCTTCCCCACCGTCTCGTCATCAGGCGCGAGGCCGACCTCGGTGGCGTGACCGCCCATGAAGTGACCGACGAGATCCTGGCCGCCGTCGAGGTGCAGTAG